From Arachis stenosperma cultivar V10309 chromosome 2, arast.V10309.gnm1.PFL2, whole genome shotgun sequence, one genomic window encodes:
- the LOC130961527 gene encoding putative Myb family transcription factor At1g14600 has product MEESHGSQCSKTSPSNLEEEEEDDDDECENKKNNGGGGGCSSNSTVEENSNNNNDKKKIRPYVRSKFPRLRWTPDLHLRFLHAVQRLGGQERATPKLVLQLMNIKGLSIAHVKSHLQMFRSKKLDEPNHQVLANHHSSRLMDTGDRNIYNLSQLPMLQGYNPSTISSHRFGYGDNSFTSAYEKMVHRPFNWASSIFRVGSSSNFIEQQQQQQQPIITSNSSFKIHEPRKDDHEFLSFGSSSSAHDQSLCTKRLNNNNNVGLTPLLLSSQNPRTQDNNNNHNIIMPLKRKASPSPSSSSSLATEKIDLDLSLKLNSRIDGDEERRVELEDHDNNNNNDDDNNLSLSLYPPIQSSTSNNLRSNKLKEAQDCCKKQGKMASTLDLTI; this is encoded by the exons ATGGAAGAAAGCCATGGATCCCAATGTTCCAAGACAAGCCCTTCAAACCttgaggaggaagaagaagacgacGACGACGAATGCGAAAACAAGAAGAATaatggaggaggaggagggtgTTCAAGCAATAGCACAGTGGAAGagaatagtaataataataatgataagaAGAAAATAAGGCCTTATGTTAGATCCAAGTTTCCAAGGCTTCGTTGGACACCTGATCTTCACCTTAGATTTCTTCATGCTGTTCAAAGACTTGGAGGTCAAGAGA GAGCAACCCCAAAATTGGTTCTTCAATTGATGAACATCAAAGGATTAAGTATTGCCCATGTTAAGAGTCATTTAcag atgtttagaagcaaaaaatTGGATGAACCAAATCATCAAG TATTGGCCAATCATCATAGTAGTCGTCTTATGGATACTGGAGACAGAAATATATATAATCTTAGCCAACTTCCAATGCTTCAAGGGTATAACCCAAGCACAATTTCATCCCACAG ATTTGGATATGGGGATAATTCATTCACAAGTGCCTATGAAAAAATGGTGCATAGACCTTTCAATTGGGCTAGTAGCATCTTCCGGGTTGGTTCTTCTTCCAATTTTATtgagcagcaacaacaacaacaacaaccaatAATAACAAGTAATAGCAGTTTTAAAATCCATGAACCAAGAAAAGATGATCATGAATTTCTCTCATTTGGTAGTAGTAGTAGTGCACATGATCAATCTCTATGCACTAAAAGAttgaacaataataataatgttggTCTCACCccattattattatcatcacaAAATCCAAGAACACAAGACAATAATAACAATCATAACATCATCATGCCATTGAAAAGGAAGgcatcaccatcaccatcatcatcatcatcattagctactgaaaaaattgatttggatcTTTCACTAAAATTGAACTCAAGGATAGATGGTGATGAAGAAAGAAGAGTGGAATTGGAGGATCatgataataacaataataatgatgatgataacaATCTATCATTATCTTTGTACCCTCCTATTCAATCATCAACCTCTAATAATCTTAGAAGCAATAAGTTGAAGGAAGCACAAGATTGTTGCAAGAAGCAAGGGAAAATGGCTAGTACCCTGGATCTGACTATATGA